Proteins encoded by one window of Kribbella flavida DSM 17836:
- a CDS encoding type II toxin-antitoxin system PemK/MazF family toxin, protein MRPIHIARLDKPRPVVVLTRELIRPRLTNVTVAPITSTVRGLSTEVLVGPQNGLDHPSAISCDNIQTIPKLQLGRLIGYLLPDQEPALTEAVTLAFDLDLR, encoded by the coding sequence ATGCGGCCCATCCACATCGCCCGGCTGGACAAACCCCGCCCGGTGGTGGTGCTCACCCGCGAGCTGATTCGCCCCCGGCTGACGAACGTCACCGTCGCCCCGATCACCAGCACCGTGCGCGGCCTGTCCACCGAGGTCCTGGTCGGCCCGCAGAACGGTCTCGACCACCCGAGCGCGATCAGCTGCGACAACATCCAGACGATCCCGAAGCTCCAGCTCGGCCGCCTGATCGGCTACCTGCTGCCCGACCAGGAACCAGCCCTCACCGAAGCCGTCACGCTGGCCTTCGACCTCGATCTCCGGTGA
- a CDS encoding ribbon-helix-helix domain-containing protein, with protein sequence MSKQITVRLPDELVEFMDQLVDANKASSRASVVARAMERERRRELAARDLALLAAHGEPDDLDGLAAAAGGTVLSDLD encoded by the coding sequence ATGAGCAAGCAGATCACTGTGCGGTTGCCGGACGAGCTGGTGGAGTTCATGGACCAGCTCGTCGACGCCAACAAGGCATCCTCCCGGGCCTCCGTGGTGGCCCGGGCGATGGAGCGTGAGCGGCGGCGGGAGCTGGCCGCGCGGGATCTCGCGTTGCTGGCCGCGCACGGCGAGCCCGACGATCTCGACGGGCTCGCCGCGGCCGCCGGCGGTACCGTGCTGTCCGACCTCGACTGA